The Castor canadensis chromosome X, mCasCan1.hap1v2, whole genome shotgun sequence genome includes a region encoding these proteins:
- the LOC109701201 gene encoding paraneoplastic antigen Ma6F-like — translation MPPSPKCTAMARAMLQDWCRWMGANEQRSLLILGIPEDCPEDAFQEAVQAALWPVGRYRVLGKMFRKELGARVALVEFAEYLNRSLIPRQIPGHGGPWTVIFLPQAPDAELQDSPDFPAQPQGQAVAGAVGETGATGEGGGTGQAGGSVEELSAGVEGTAGGAGEAGAAGEAGAAGEEGAAGEAEESGEKGPAGEAGAPGEAGDAGEEGATGKEGAAGEAGVAGEEGTEDEEGAAGDMGFAGVIGAVGWSRQWSQALQPILETMAYQELRTFSGTQEPGREAESFESWLDHANDMLYLWRHISERERRRRLVESLSGPALDLMCGLLEEHPDTPAQDCLATLVQAFGNKDTKVSARLKFLTCSQRPRETLFAYVMRLEGLLQMAREKGAIHRAIADQLRARQVLMRARPNQILQNNLRRMQLERRLPGFVGLLRLVRETEVWEAALARNEQSRREEGAQAHIGGLAAAQAADAEPASAIDETSQASPANEDAGEPAPDPEHPAEATPAADAATKAGAGTGTEEAKVSPATQEGDNASASAGLSQAGSTEAPGGPTAAQMGRASEEGPGVPGWGLESLTRAGEQEATEEPTLEELQAILEESGNEDGAGERSHSESFLGK, via the exons ATGCCCCCTTCCCCCAAGTGCACCGCCATGGCGCGGGCTATGCTGCAGGACTGGTGCAGGTGGATGGGCGCCAATGAGCAGCGCTCACTGCTCATCCTGGGCATCCCTGAAGACTGCCCGGAAGATGCATTCCAGGAGGCGGTGCAGGCTGCCCTGTGGCCCGTGGGCAGGTACCGAGTGCTGGGCAAGATGTTCAGAAAGGAACTCGGGGCCAGAGTCGCTTTGGTGGAGTTTGCTGAATATTTAAACCGAAGCTTGATCCCCCGACAGATACCAGGCCATGGGGGTCcgtggactgtgatcttcctgccccagGCCCCCGATGCTGAGTTACAGGACAGCCCCGATTTCCCTGCTCAGCCCCAGGGCCAAGCAGTGGCAGGGGCTGTGGGTGAGACAGGGGCTACAGGTGAGGGAGGAGGCACGGGTCAGG CAGGAGGTTCGGTTGAGGAACTATCAGCAGGTGTGGAAGGAACTGCAGGAGGTGCAG GTGAGGCAGGAGCTGCAGGTGAAGCAGGAGCTGCAG GGGAGGAAGGCGCTGCAGGGGAGGCAGAAGAATCTGGTGAGAAAGGTCCTGCAGGTGAGGCAGGAGCTCCAGGGGAGGCAGGTGATGCAGGGGAGGAAGGCGCTACAG GCAAAGAAGGAGCAGCAGGTGAGGCAGGAGTTGCAGGTGAGGAAGGAACTGAAG ATGAGGAGGGAGCTGCAGGTGACATGGGATTTGCGGGTGTTATAGGAGCTGTGG gatggagCCGGCAGTGGAGCCAGGCCCTGCAGCCTATACTGGAAACCATGGCCTACCAGGAACTGAGAACCTTTTCAGGGACGCAAGAGCCAGGCCGTGAGGCAGAGTCCTTCGAGAGCTGGCTGGACCATGCCAATGACATGCTGTACCTGTGGCGCCACATatcagagagggagaggaggaggaggctggtgGAGAGCTTGAGCGGCCCCGCCCTGGATCTCATGTGCGGGCTCCTGGAAGAACATCCGGACACCCCTGCACAGGACTGCCTGGCCACACTCGTGCAGGCGTTTGGGAACAAGGACACCAAGGTGTCCGCGAGGCTGAAGTTCCTGACTTGCTCCCAGCGGCCTCGGGAGACTCTCTTTGCCTACGTGATGCGCCTGGAAGGCCTGCTGCAGATGGCCAGGGAGAAGGGAGCGATCCACCGAGCTATCGCAGACCAGCTGCGAGCCCGGCAGGTGCTGATGCGGGCCCGGCCGAACCAGATACTCCAGAACAACCTGAGGAGGATGCAGCTGGAGAGGAGGCTGCCTGGCTTCGTGGGGCTGCTGCGGCTTGTCCGGGAGACTGAGGTATGGGAGGCGGCCCTGGCTAGGAATGAGCAGTCCCGAAGAGAGGAAGGAGCCCAAGCGCACATTGGTGGGCTGGCTGCCGCCCAGGCAGCTGATGCTGAACCTGCCTCTGCCATTGATGAGACCTCCCAGGCCTCCCCTGCCAATGAAGATGCCGGTGAGCCTGCTCCTGACCCTGAGCACCCCGCTGAGGCTACCCCTGCTGCTGATGCTGCCACAAAGGCAGGCGCTGGCACTGGCACGGAAGAGGCCAAGGTCTCCCCTGCCACCCAGGAAGGAGACAATGCTTCTGCCTCTGCAGGCCTAAGCCAGGCAGGTTCCACAGAGGCTCCTGGAGGCCCCACCGCAGCCCAGATGGGCAGGGCTTCTGAGGAAGGCCCAGGGGTGCCTGGCTGGGGGCTGGAGAGCCTCACCAGGGCAGGAGAGCAGGAGGCCACTGAGGAGCCCACACTGGAGGagctccaggccatcctggaggAGTCGGGAAACGAGgatggggcaggggagaggagTCACTCCGAGTCCTTTCTAGGCAAATAG